A region of Nostoc sp. 'Peltigera membranacea cyanobiont' N6 DNA encodes the following proteins:
- a CDS encoding caspase family protein yields MKRRRFLHRIGSILAVLGVTETEWLTLGNRYYQALAQPSPRKLALLIGINKYPKIPALSGCLTDVELQKELLIHRFGFQGSDILTLTEEQASREFIEAAFLDHLGKQAKSGDLVVFHFSGYGSRVKLETSPDIIPNALVTANVSQESQDEKIVNYILEETLLLLLRSLSTDQVTAVLDTSYDAPSKVIGLKTRTLQDSGAKLAAGELDFLQQLKTQKLSSTPIVLAATSQAKQPAREGLFSGFSAGLFTYALTQYLWEFTPATKIQVALSHVENSLSKLGSKQQPALLSSQKNSDVTSLLPEGTIGAEGAVSDIQEDGKTVNLWLAGLPPQVLLYYGVNSRFTLETTEQLILRSRNGLTAKAQISQIKGANSLQIGQLVQEAVRVLPRNINLIIALDTGLERIERVDATSAFAAFPRVSIVVAGEKPADYIFGKLQEIPSRYGLFSLGGELIPNTTGEVGEAVKLTVQKLAPKLSTLLAAKLWRLTENQGSSRLALKATLEIISGISPRVVMQRETVRGLKTETSIKKSLSTPIVPIGSRMQYRVENQSDRPVYLILLGLNNNHTAVTFYSWETPQESNTADTKPILKEVVIAPGETLTLPQVNAASQWVISEPVSECEQQLIFSPVSFSGTLTALNTAKYSASEQRPIGPLLNSLDVAQALLQDLHNASALKTEMNSTEADSYIWDVNHWASLSFSFQVVETTR; encoded by the coding sequence ATGAAAAGGCGCAGATTTTTACACAGAATTGGCTCAATACTCGCGGTATTGGGGGTAACTGAAACTGAGTGGTTGACTTTAGGAAATCGCTATTATCAAGCTTTGGCACAACCGAGTCCGCGCAAGTTGGCATTATTGATAGGTATTAACAAATACCCAAAAATTCCAGCCCTCAGTGGTTGTCTAACGGATGTGGAACTGCAAAAAGAGCTTTTGATTCACCGCTTTGGTTTTCAAGGGTCAGATATTTTAACCTTAACTGAGGAACAAGCTAGTAGGGAATTCATTGAGGCGGCTTTTTTAGATCATCTGGGCAAACAAGCTAAATCTGGCGATCTAGTCGTTTTTCACTTTAGCGGTTATGGCAGTCGTGTTAAATTGGAAACATCGCCAGATATAATCCCAAATGCTCTGGTGACAGCTAATGTGAGTCAGGAATCACAAGACGAGAAAATAGTCAACTATATATTAGAAGAAACTCTACTGCTATTATTGCGATCGCTCTCTACAGACCAAGTAACAGCAGTATTGGATACTAGCTATGATGCTCCTAGCAAAGTAATAGGACTAAAAACTCGCACCCTTCAGGATTCGGGAGCAAAGCTAGCAGCAGGGGAACTCGACTTTCTCCAACAACTTAAAACTCAGAAGTTATCCAGCACTCCGATTGTTTTAGCAGCTACCTCACAAGCAAAGCAGCCAGCAAGGGAAGGGCTATTTTCTGGATTTAGTGCGGGATTATTTACCTATGCCTTGACGCAGTATTTGTGGGAATTCACCCCAGCCACCAAAATTCAAGTTGCTCTCTCCCACGTAGAAAATTCTCTATCCAAATTGGGTAGTAAACAGCAACCAGCATTATTAAGTAGTCAGAAAAATTCAGATGTAACGTCTCTACTACCAGAGGGTACGATTGGTGCAGAAGGTGCGGTGAGTGATATTCAAGAAGACGGCAAAACAGTCAATCTGTGGTTAGCCGGTTTACCTCCACAAGTGCTGCTATACTATGGAGTTAATTCTCGATTCACCCTAGAAACAACAGAGCAATTAATATTGCGATCGCGGAATGGGTTAACAGCAAAAGCGCAAATTTCCCAAATTAAAGGTGCAAATTCCCTACAAATCGGGCAACTCGTCCAAGAAGCAGTTCGAGTTTTACCCCGAAATATTAATTTAATAATTGCTTTGGATACTGGATTGGAAAGAATTGAGCGGGTAGATGCCACAAGTGCCTTTGCCGCGTTTCCCCGTGTTTCCATTGTAGTAGCAGGAGAAAAACCTGCTGATTATATATTTGGTAAGCTACAGGAAATTCCTAGTCGTTATGGTCTATTTTCTCTTGGTGGCGAACTAATTCCCAATACCACGGGAGAAGTTGGAGAAGCAGTAAAATTAACAGTGCAAAAGTTAGCGCCAAAATTATCAACCTTGCTAGCAGCCAAGTTATGGCGACTCACAGAAAATCAAGGCTCTTCCCGCTTGGCTCTCAAGGCAACTTTAGAAATAATTAGTGGTATATCGCCTCGCGTCGTCATGCAACGCGAAACAGTCCGAGGTTTAAAAACTGAAACTTCGATTAAAAAATCACTCTCCACTCCCATTGTGCCTATCGGTAGTCGAATGCAATATCGAGTGGAAAACCAGAGCGATCGCCCAGTATATTTAATCTTGCTGGGATTAAACAATAATCATACAGCAGTTACCTTCTACTCTTGGGAAACCCCCCAGGAATCAAACACTGCGGACACTAAGCCCATCTTGAAAGAAGTCGTCATCGCCCCAGGTGAAACCCTCACCCTACCCCAAGTTAATGCTGCTTCCCAATGGGTGATTTCAGAGCCAGTTTCTGAGTGCGAACAACAACTGATTTTTAGTCCTGTCTCCTTTAGCGGAACTCTCACCGCCTTGAACACCGCTAAGTATTCCGCATCTGAACAACGGCCGATTGGCCCATTGTTGAATTCCTTAGATGTTGCACAAGCCTTGCTGCAAGACTTGCATAACGCCAGCGCCCTCAAAACGGAGATGAACAGTACAGAGGCCGACTCATATATCTGGGATGTGAATCATTGGGCAAGTCTTAGCTTTAGTTTTCAAGTAGTGGAAACAACGAGATAA
- the sat gene encoding sulfate adenylyltransferase, with the protein MSQNPDAIAPHGGQLVNRIATPEQRAEFLSKADFLPRVQLDDRAVSDVEMIAIGAFSPLTGFMNQEDYDRTVTEMRLANGLVWSIPITLSVSEEVASPLQEGSLIRLDNSRGEFIAVLQLTQKYNYDKTREAIKVYRTDDVKHPGVHVLYNQGIVHLAGDIWLLQREPHPQFPTYQIDPAASRQLFKDKGWKTIVGFQTRNPIHRAHEYIQKCALEIVDGLFLHPLVGATKEDDIAADVRMRCYEILLEHYYPLDRVTLAINPAAMRYAGPREAIFHALVRKNYGCTHFIVGRDHAGVGDYYGTYDAQYIFDEFAPSELGIVPMKFEHAFYCMRTKQMATSKTSPSRPEERIHLSGTKVREMLRRGELPPPEFSRPEVAAELARAMQIEVPA; encoded by the coding sequence TTGAGTCAAAATCCAGATGCCATAGCCCCGCACGGCGGACAGTTGGTTAACCGTATCGCCACACCAGAACAAAGAGCAGAGTTTCTCTCAAAAGCTGACTTTTTGCCGCGAGTGCAACTTGACGATCGCGCCGTTTCTGATGTAGAAATGATTGCGATCGGTGCTTTTAGTCCACTCACGGGTTTTATGAACCAGGAAGACTACGATCGCACTGTTACAGAAATGCGACTAGCTAACGGTCTTGTATGGTCAATCCCGATTACACTATCGGTCAGCGAAGAAGTAGCTTCACCGTTGCAAGAAGGTAGCTTAATCCGTCTGGATAACTCCAGAGGTGAATTTATTGCGGTTTTGCAACTCACCCAAAAATATAACTACGACAAAACCCGCGAAGCCATAAAAGTCTACCGCACTGATGATGTCAAACATCCAGGCGTACACGTACTCTATAACCAAGGTATTGTACATCTGGCGGGTGATATTTGGCTGCTACAGCGCGAACCTCATCCCCAGTTTCCCACTTATCAAATCGATCCGGCTGCCTCGCGGCAACTATTTAAAGACAAGGGTTGGAAAACCATAGTTGGTTTTCAAACTCGCAACCCCATCCATCGCGCCCATGAATATATTCAAAAGTGCGCTTTAGAAATTGTTGATGGTCTATTTTTGCACCCATTAGTCGGGGCAACAAAAGAAGATGATATCGCCGCCGATGTGCGGATGCGTTGCTATGAAATTTTGCTGGAACACTACTACCCCTTAGACCGGGTAACTTTGGCAATCAATCCCGCCGCAATGCGTTATGCTGGGCCTCGTGAGGCTATATTCCATGCTTTAGTCCGCAAAAACTATGGCTGTACTCACTTTATCGTCGGACGGGATCATGCTGGCGTTGGTGACTATTATGGCACTTACGATGCTCAGTATATCTTTGATGAATTTGCGCCAAGTGAATTGGGCATTGTGCCAATGAAATTTGAACACGCTTTCTACTGTATGCGTACTAAGCAGATGGCAACATCTAAAACTAGTCCCAGCAGGCCAGAAGAACGCATCCACCTGTCGGGAACAAAAGTCCGGGAAATGCTGCGGCGCGGTGAGTTACCTCCCCCAGAATTTTCCCGTCCAGAGGTAGCGGCTGAGTTGGCGCGGGCAATGCAGATAGAAGTACCCGCATAA